The proteins below come from a single Pseudomonadota bacterium genomic window:
- a CDS encoding 2-oxoacid:ferredoxin oxidoreductase subunit beta — translation MSERAAPIFLKFLRPDKPFPTVWCEGCGIGIILGAIVRAVEGLGVDPSDVAMVSGIGCSGRMPVYADFATMHVTHGRALAVATGLKLARPHMKMIVVMGDGDAVAIGGNHFIHAARRNLEMCAIVVNNMTYGMTGGQFSPTTPVGDPSYTSAYGTIEPTFDIPALAEAAGASFVARTTVYHVMEMQKIIARALAKKGFSAVEVVSNCHTYYGKMTGMKTAVDMMHWMKDATAPVTLAPERREGKMPRG, via the coding sequence GTGAGCGAGCGCGCGGCTCCGATCTTCTTGAAGTTCCTGCGTCCCGACAAGCCCTTCCCCACAGTGTGGTGCGAGGGGTGCGGCATCGGCATCATCCTGGGCGCCATCGTGCGCGCCGTCGAGGGCCTCGGGGTCGATCCATCGGACGTGGCCATGGTGTCTGGCATAGGCTGCTCCGGACGAATGCCGGTGTATGCCGATTTTGCGACCATGCATGTCACCCACGGGCGCGCGCTGGCCGTGGCCACCGGGCTCAAGCTGGCGCGTCCGCACATGAAGATGATCGTGGTCATGGGCGATGGCGACGCCGTCGCCATCGGGGGGAACCACTTCATCCACGCGGCCCGCCGCAACCTCGAGATGTGCGCCATCGTGGTCAACAACATGACCTACGGGATGACGGGGGGGCAGTTCTCTCCCACCACGCCTGTGGGCGATCCGTCGTATACGTCCGCATACGGCACCATCGAGCCGACGTTTGACATTCCCGCACTGGCGGAGGCCGCGGGTGCGTCGTTCGTGGCGCGCACCACCGTCTACCACGTGATGGAGATGCAGAAGATCATTGCGCGGGCCCTCGCCAAGAAGGGCTTCTCGGCCGTCGAGGTCGTGAGCAACTGTCATACGTACTACGGCAAGATGACCGGCATGAAGACCGCGGTCGACATGATGCACTGGATGAAGGACGCCACGGCGCCCGTCACGCTGGCGCCGGAGAGGCGCGAGGGAAAGATGCCGCGCGGC